TCTACCAATGCGGTGGATATAATCTAAAGGCGAACGAGGCAATTCGTAATTGATCACACAAGGTAGAGACTCAATGTGAATTCCACGACCGATTAAGTCTGTAGCAACTAAAATTTGAGCGCCGTTTACTTTAAATTCTTCCAGATTATTTCTACGCGCACCTTGCGATTTTTGGCTGTGGATCGCAACGGCTTTTATTTTATTTTTTTTCAGTTTTTCAACTAAATTATCTGCAGATCTTGTAGAAGAAACAAATATTAAAGCTTTCTCAACCTTCTTTTCTTTAATTAAATATCGTAAGAACGGACCTTTATTTTCAGGAGAAACATGATAAGCCAATTGTTGAATATTATCAATTTCAACCTCTTCTTTTTTAATTTCAATAATCGTTGGATTGATTGATAAACGTTCTTTCATCTCAGCAACTTTATCATTTAAAGTCGCCGAAAATAAAGTCGTTTGTTTTGCTACAGGCATCATGGCAAAAAGCTTATTCATCTCTTCACCAAAACCTAACTGAAACATTTTATCTGCTTCATCAATCACCAAATGCTTTATTTGGGAAATGCTTAATGCTTTATGATCAATCAAATCCAATAAACGACCGGGCGTTGCAATAAGAACTTCTACACCTAACATTCCCTTCATCTGCGGATTGATAGAAACACCGCCATAAACAGCCATTGTACGGACTTCACGTTTCAAATTGTCTGTAAACGCTCTGAAAACCTCATCAATCTGAATGGCCAATTCTCTTGTAGGAACCAATATTAAAACCTGTACATTACGATCTTTTTTAACTTCTGTATTTTGTAACTTTTCTAAAATCGGCATT
Above is a genomic segment from Chryseobacterium mulctrae containing:
- a CDS encoding DEAD/DEAH box helicase gives rise to the protein MSFESLGLSHNIIHSVKKLGYLKPFPIQEQAVPVILKGKDLMGIAQTGSGKTACFVMPILEKLQNTEVKKDRNVQVLILVPTRELAIQIDEVFRAFTDNLKREVRTMAVYGGVSINPQMKGMLGVEVLIATPGRLLDLIDHKALSISQIKHLVIDEADKMFQLGFGEEMNKLFAMMPVAKQTTLFSATLNDKVAEMKERLSINPTIIEIKKEEVEIDNIQQLAYHVSPENKGPFLRYLIKEKKVEKALIFVSSTRSADNLVEKLKKNKIKAVAIHSQKSQGARRNNLEEFKVNGAQILVATDLIGRGIHIESLPCVINYELPRSPLDYIHRIGRTGRAGEKGTAISILTDDELQHFRVIQKKMGRKVTLQRTEDINLHGY